In Musa acuminata AAA Group cultivar baxijiao chromosome BXJ3-9, Cavendish_Baxijiao_AAA, whole genome shotgun sequence, a single genomic region encodes these proteins:
- the LOC135650095 gene encoding E3 ubiquitin-protein ligase listerin-like isoform X3, translating into MGPWWYSQFDPIPEVSQSARRSLEAAFPAQERRLDALMFCVNEIFLYLDENLKLTPQSMVDKAIPADELEDMHQRAISSSLLAVATLVDILLGTKMQNCDNESSLPEQKLVSKARTATIYSAENMLATHKCFLQYMKSKYPIVRTATYSILTSFVKHIPHAFNEEYMKVLSSAILGAFQDKDASCHSSMWDMILLFSRKFPNGWSYCNVQKVFLHRFWQFLRNGCYGSQQISYPVLVLFLDSVPTDVDLGEQFIYDFFQNLWDGRHSSHYSAANTLALFGAFKECFLWVLRNVSRYFTARDGNNDPAIKLTNDILVELLLNDYLMLPSLKKQDGNLLVRSDVSTDDGKENSKQRTSSSYEASYIQELVRCIVGILVDISLEDRNLLNVFSTSFQKDCLEILWQGECLQNFHEHVERITRFFLLLDELVLQKGHDWPLKFLGQPLIMTTFPVIKSMDSPDAVKLLSVLIEIFGSVVILSNFVSPKDEVRVEVNVEHFLQTFNSDLIPWCLQGNSNSSSLKLDLLLDLIQDECFSKQWCSIINHSIKQYEMSDNSSHIEVLAMLIEKVRERIRTKTLVNLQSSGFFPERWRHNLLDSVAITIAHHSPVRSCHAQFLCAVLGGSVEDDQVCFLSEEACTIVWEEILKNLASFLTSFSFCWAEFACSLFQCSESKDLLKLQEPSFSTRFAMAQFAFEVLKGSIYCLNIIDKNCSLVSSILAALFIVDWQYSITSQVCQDDSSEGLKNTTDIDVSVCAAQNVISNDSKEQDDAMLNLGRKIHALRHTISSSFWKSLSADTRSRLGNIIVQTVRFVLLDTDDLVAPEISHSCCEWMLDILEIICHNKEELQILLDQLLSEGKSWPLWVKPFIRRGSILATFQEATSTGINEHSNYRFVAFVDKLIARLGVNIVIAGFTETCTSVASPDTEIVSSFPSPYKREWLAAEMLCSWDWKESSVTESFLPLLNKYAKTEASIPEANVTSSIINMLLDGTIMHGSYDQWISFDSWKVPHNEAEKINDPFLRGLVSMLSSMFVDEKVGGNFAAIVLFEQLVDRLFMDTSIDQSCLRVLPFVISITIQSLLESSESTDAIANISLSSTEDNLVRTYIISWLEKSLSFPSLCLGKTEQNVGEWIQVVISCFPLRTTLETGNSIVDLLRHASNNESSLLLSLFRKQLYCYDASAAIDQISPISSSSGDLVSSLLVQIHHAKLTAVSVGYCWQEFVEDDWNYVLDKSHRWIELSVLLMEEIAESIDDAIVHYTTTDDLEHTAKKLELSVQAYDSLIISISTTALVIFRLVSQLEEHKTDSTNALHLLRLGKWADMKDRIMASILRLFFATGATEAIAMSCNEVFSTIVASSRLPYSYFWGLVASFVSNSPKHVKSAAAESMELWGLSKGSINALYAILFSSRPISYLQFAAYSLLSSEPMCHLSLAKESSLEGEGNLFVESDLSSNVELSTEGIFSFRDELSSLIQKPSAELLKMDLLSQDRVNLFIAWALLLSCLNSFPSSSKAREKIVQHIQDSISPMILDCIFQHIPLKIGASNLKKKELELVVEASKAANAAKHSITTCSLTLYVQSLWPVGNETVASLAGSIYGMMIHRLPSYVRNWFSSLRDRSLLTVIESFTKAWCSPPLLLNEFSQVKATVFADENFSVSVNRSASEIIATYKKEETGMDLVIRLPSSYPLRPVDVECTRSLGISEVRQRKWLLSLTAFIRNQNGAIAEAILIWKSDFDKEFLGVEECPICYSIIHTTNHSLPRLACKTCKHKFHSACLYKWFSTSHKSTCPLCQSPF; encoded by the exons ATGGGTCCTTGGTGGTATTCTCAATTTGATCCCATTCCAGAAGTTTCTCAGTCGGCTAGACGATCATTAGAG GCAGCATTTCCAGCACAAGAACGAAGGTTAGATGCCTTGATGTTTTGTGTAAATGAGATCTTTTTGTATTTAGATGAGAATTTAAAGTTGACACCACAATCAATGGTTGATAAAGCCATACCTGCAGATGAGTTGGAAGATATGCACCAACGG GCAATTTCGTCATCACTGCTGGCGGTAGCAACCCTTGTTGATATTTTGTTGGGTACAAAAATGCAGAACTGCGATAATGAAAGTTCTTTGCCAGAACAAAAACTTGTTTCCAAAGCTAGGACTGCTACAATATATTCTGCTGAAAATATGCTTGCTACACACAAGTGTTTTCTTCAGTATATGAAATCTAAATATCCTATTGTTCGTACAGCTACATATTCCATTCTAACTAGTTTTGTAAAACATATTCCACATGCCTTTAATGAAGAATATATGAAGGTGCTTTCATCTGCCATTCTTGGTGCTTTCCAAGATAAGGATGCGTCTTGCCATTCTTCCATGTGGGACATGATTTTGCTCTTCTCAAGAAAGTTTCCAAATGGATGGTCATACTGTAATGTCCAGAAAGTTTTCCTACATCGGTTTTGGCAATTCTTAAGAAATGGTTGTTATGGATCGCAACAGATTTCATATCCAGTACTTGTTCTATTCTTAGATTCAGTGCCTACTGATGTAGACCTTGGAGAACAATTTATTTATGATTTCTTCCAAAATCTATGGGATGGAAGACACTCATCACACTACTCAGCTGCAAATACTTTGGCATTGTTTGGTGCATTCAAAGAATGTTTTCTCTGGGTGTTGCGCAATGTATCAAG ATATTTTACGGCAAGAGATGGCAATAATGATCCTGCCATCAAGTTAACGAATGATATTCTGGTAGAACTCTTGTTGAATGACTATCTAATGTTGCCAAGCCTGAAAAAGCAAGATGGGAATTTGCTAGTGAGGTCTGATGTCTCCACTGATGATGGTAAAGAAAATTCAAAACAAAGAACTAGTAGTAGTTATGAAGCAAGTTATATTCAGGAGTTGGTGAGGTGTATTGTTGGCATTCTGGTAGACATTTCTCTCGAAGATAGAAATTTGCTCAATGTGTTCTCCACATCTTTTCAGAAGGACTGCCTTGAGATTTTATGGCAAGGAGAATGCTTGCAAAATTTTCATGAGCATGTAGAACGGATCAcaagattttttttgttattggatGAACTTGTGTTGCAGAAAGGTCATGATTGGCCTTTGAAATTTTTAGGCCAACCATTGATTATGACCACTTTCCCGGTGATTAAATCCATG GACTCTCCAGATGCTGTCAAACTTCTGTCTGTCTTAATTGAAATTTTTGGATCTGTAGTAATATTGTCTAACTTTGTTAGCCCAAAGGACGAAGTTCGCGTTGAAGTCAACGTGGAGCATTTTCTGCAGACATTTAACAGTGACCTCATTCCTTGGTGTTTACAAGGAAACAGTAATTCCAGCAGTTTGAAACTTGACCTGCTGCTTGACTTAATTCAAGATGAGTGTTTCTCTAAACAATGGTGCTCAATCATTAATCATTCCATAAAACAATATGAAATGTCAGACAATTCCAGTCATATTGAGGTGCTAGCTATGCTCATTGAGAAGGTGAGAGAAAGAATAAGGACCAAGACGTTAGTCAATTTACAAAGTAGTGGCTTCTTCCCGGAGCGTTGGCGGCATAATTTGCTTGACTCTGTTGCAATAACTATTGCCCACCATTCTCCTGTGAGAAGTTGTCATGCTCAATTTCTGTG TGCGGTACTTGGAGGCTCTGTTGAAGATGATCAAGTGTGTTTTCTATCTGAAGAAGCATGTACTATTGTATGGGAGGAGATTCTGAAAAACTTGGCATCATTCCTTACCTCATTTTCATTTTGTTGGGCAGAGTTTGCTTGCTCTTTGTTTCAATGTTCTGAGTCTAAGGATTTACTGAAATTGCAAGAGCCATCTTTCTCAACGAGGTTTGCAATGGCCCAATTTGCTTTTGAAGTTCTCAAGGGTAGCATCTATTGTTTGAATATAATTGATAAGAATTGCAGTTTGGTTTCTTCTATTTTAGCAGCATTATTCATTGTTGATTGGCAATATAGTATCACATCTCAGGTTTGCCAGGATGATAGTTCAGAGGGTTTGAAAAATACCACTGATATTGATGTCTCAGTCTGTGCAGCACAAAATGTTATTAGCAATGATTCCAAGGAGCAGGATGATGCCATGTTAAATTTGGGAAGAAAAATACATGCTCTTCGCCATACTATAAGTAGTTCTTTCTGGAAAAGCTTGAGTGCAGATACTCGATCAAGGTTGGGAAACATTATAGTACAGACTGTAAGGTTTGTGCTACTTGACACGGATGATTTAGTTGCTCCTGAAATATCTCATTCATGTTGCGAATGGATGCTGGATATTTTAGAAATAATATGCCATAACAAAGAAGAGTTGCAAATTTTGTTGGATCAATTGTTGTCTGAGGGGAAATCTTGGCCATTGTGGGTCAAACCATTCATCCGCCGTGGCAGCATATTGGCAACCTTCCAAGAGGCAACTTCCACAGGCATTAAT GAACACAGTAATTATAGATTTGTTGCTTTTGTTGACAAGCTTATTGCAAGGCTTGGAGTCAACATAGTAATTGCTGGTTTTACAGAGACTTGTACTTCAGTAGCATCACCAGACACTGAGATTGTTTCATCCTTCCCATCTCCTTACAAACGGGAGTGGCTTGCTGCTGAAATGCTTTGCTCATGGGATTGGAAAGAGAGCAGTGTTACAGAGTCATTCCTACCATTGCTGAACAAATATGCAAAAACTGAAGCATCTATACCTGAAGCAAATGTTACATCTTCTATCATCAATATGTTGCTTGACGGAACCATTATGCATGGCAGTTATGATCAATGGATATCTTTTGATTCATGGAAGGTTCCACATAATGAGGCTGAGAAAATTAATGATCCATTTTTGCGTGGCCTAGTTTCCATGCTCTCTTCTATGTTTGTCGATGAAAAGGTTGGGGGAAATTTTGCAGCTATTGTATTATTTGAACAACTAGTGGACAGACTTTTCATGGACACCTCCATAGATCAGTCATGTCTCAGAGTTCTTCCTTTTGTTATAAGTATTACTATTCAATCATTGCTAGAAAGCTCGGAATCTACTGATGCAATTGCAAATATTTCACTATCATCTACAGAAGACAATTTAGTGAGGACATATATCATAAGTTGGCTTGAAAAATCTCTTTCTTTTCCATCTTTATGCTTGGGAAAAACAGAACAAA ATGTTGGTGAATGGATCCAAGTTGTCATATCTTGTTTTCCTCTAAGGACAACATTGGAAACTGGAAATTCTATTGTTGACTTGCTGAGGCATGCCAGCAATAATGAGTCATCTTTGCTTCTGAGTTTATTCAGAAAGCAGCTGTACTGCTATGATGCTTCTGCAGCCATTGATCAGATATCTCCTATTTCTTCCTCTAGTGGAGATTTAGTTTCTTCATTGTTGGTGCAGATTCATCACGCAAAGCTAACAGCAGTTTCAGTTGGGTATTGTTGGCAGGAATTTGTTGAAGATGACTGGAATTATGTGTTGGATAAATCACATAGGTGGATTGAATTGTCTGTTCTGTTGATGGAGGAAATAGCAGAGAGCATAGATGATGCAATAGTCCATTATACAACTACTGATGACTTGGAAcatactgcaaagaaacttgaacTATCAGTTCAGGCTTATGATTCATTGATAATAAGTATATCCACAACTGCTTTGGTTATATTCCGTCTTGTCTCACAGCTTGAAGAACACAAAACAGACAGTACCAATGCTTTGCACCTGTTAAGACTAGGAAAGTGGGCAGACATGAAAGATCGAATTATGGCAAGTATCTTGAGGTTGTTTTTTGCAACTGGTGCTACGGAGGCTATTGCAATGTCGTGCAATGAGGTGTTTTCAACTATTGTAGCTTCAAGTAGACTTCCTTATTCATATTTTTGGGGTCTAGTTGCCTCATTTGTTAGTAActctcctaaacatgtgaaaagtgCAGCAGCAGAGTCAATGGAACTTTGGGGTCTTAGCAAGGGTTCCATCAATGCGTTGTATGCTATTCTTTTCTCATCGAGACCAATTTCATATCTACAGTTTGCCGCTTACAGTTTACTTTCATCTGAGCCTATGTGTCATCTTTCACTTGCTAAAGAAAGTAGTCTAGAAGGAGAAGGTAATTTGTTTGTGGAGTCAGACCTCTCATCAAATGTTGAATTATCTACAGAAGGAATTTTCTCTTTTAGAGATGAGTTATCCTCTCTGATCCAAAAACCAAGTGCCGAGCTTCTAAAAATGGACTTGTTATCACAAGATAGG GTAAATCTCTTTATTGCCTGGGCTTTACTGCTTTCATGTCTAAATTCATTTCCATCTTCTTCCAAAGCTAGGGAAAAAATTGTCCAACACATACAGGACTCTATTAGTCCAATGATATTAGACTGCATTTTCCAACACATTCCTTTGAAGATTGGTGCAAGTAATCTAAAGAAGAAGGAACTTGAGCTAGTAGTTGAAGCTTCTAAAGCTGCCAATGCTGCTAAGCATTCGATTACAACATGCTCGTTGACATTATATGTACAGTCACTTTGGCCTGTTGGAAATGAGACAGTGGCTTCACTTGCTGGTTCAATATATGGAATGATGATTCATCGTCTTCCTTCTTATGTGCGCAATTGGTTTTCTAGCTTACGTGACCGTTCTCTGTTAACTGTGATCGAGTCCTTTACTAAAGCTTGGTGCAGTCCTCCTCTCCTTTTGAATGAATTCTCCCAG
- the LOC135650095 gene encoding E3 ubiquitin-protein ligase listerin-like isoform X2 — protein MTSLVNAIRRGLAPHLKSLMGPWWYSQFDPIPEVSQSARRSLEAAFPAQERRLDALMFCVNEIFLYLDENLKLTPQSMVDKAIPADELEDMHQRAISSSLLAVATLVDILLGTKMQNCDNESSLPEQKLVSKARTATIYSAENMLATHKCFLQYMKSKYPIVRTATYSILTSFVKHIPHAFNEEYMKVLSSAILGAFQDKDASCHSSMWDMILLFSRKFPNGWSYCNVQKVFLHRFWQFLRNGCYGSQQISYPVLVLFLDSVPTDVDLGEQFIYDFFQNLWDGRHSSHYSAANTLALFGAFKECFLWVLRNVSRYFTARDGNNDPAIKLTNDILVELLLNDYLMLPSLKKQDGNLLVRSDVSTDDGKENSKQRTSSSYEASYIQELVRCIVGILVDISLEDRNLLNVFSTSFQKDCLEILWQGECLQNFHEHVERITRFFLLLDELVLQKGHDWPLKFLGQPLIMTTFPVIKSMDSPDAVKLLSVLIEIFGSVVILSNFVSPKDEVRVEVNVEHFLQTFNSDLIPWCLQGNSNSSSLKLDLLLDLIQDECFSKQWCSIINHSIKQYEMSDNSSHIEVLAMLIEKVRERIRTKTLVNLQSSGFFPERWRHNLLDSVAITIAHHSPVRSCHAQFLCAVLGGSVEDDQVCFLSEEACTIVWEEILKNLASFLTSFSFCWAEFACSLFQCSESKDLLKLQEPSFSTRFAMAQFAFEVLKGSIYCLNIIDKNCSLVSSILAALFIVDWQYSITSQVCQDDSSEGLKNTTDIDVSVCAAQNVISNDSKEQDDAMLNLGRKIHALRHTISSSFWKSLSADTRSRLGNIIVQTVRFVLLDTDDLVAPEISHSCCEWMLDILEIICHNKEELQILLDQLLSEGKSWPLWVKPFIRRGSILATFQEATSTGINEHSNYRFVAFVDKLIARLGVNIVIAGFTETCTSVASPDTEIVSSFPSPYKREWLAAEMLCSWDWKESSVTESFLPLLNKYAKTEASIPEANVTSSIINMLLDGTIMHGSYDQWISFDSWKVPHNEAEKINDPFLRGLVSMLSSMFVDEKVGGNFAAIVLFEQLVDRLFMDTSIDQSCLRVLPFVISITIQSLLESSESTDAIANISLSSTEDNLVRTYIISWLEKSLSFPSLCLGKTEQNVGEWIQVVISCFPLRTTLETGNSIVDLLRHASNNESSLLLSLFRKQLYCYDASAAIDQISPISSSSGDLVSSLLVQIHHAKLTAVSVGYCWQEFVEDDWNYVLDKSHRWIELSVLLMEEIAESIDDAIVHYTTTDDLEHTAKKLELSVQAYDSLIISISTTALVIFRLVSQLEEHKTDSTNALHLLRLGKWADMKDRIMASILRLFFATGATEAIAMSCNEVFSTIVASSRLPYSYFWGLVASFVSNSPKHVKSAAAESMELWGLSKGSINALYAILFSSRPISYLQFAAYSLLSSEPMCHLSLAKESSLEGEGNLFVESDLSSNVELSTEGIFSFRDELSSLIQKPSAELLKMDLLSQDRVNLFIAWALLLSCLNSFPSSSKAREKIVQHIQDSISPMILDCIFQHIPLKIGASNLKKKELELVVEASKAANAAKHSITTCSLTLYVQSLWPVGNETVASLAGSIYGMMIHRLPSYVRNWFSSLRDRSLLTVIESFTKAWCSPPLLLNEFSQVKATVFADENFSVSVNRSASEIIATYKKEETGMDLVIRLPSSYPLRPVDVECTRSLGISEVRQRKWLLSLTAFIRNQNGAIAEAILIWKSDFDKEFLGVEECPICYSIIHTTNHSLPRLACKTCKHKFHSACLYKWFSTSHKSTCPLCQSPF, from the exons ATGACCAGTCTTGTTAATGCCATCAG GAGAGGCTTGGCTCCACATCTTAAGTCTTTGATGGGTCCTTGGTGGTATTCTCAATTTGATCCCATTCCAGAAGTTTCTCAGTCGGCTAGACGATCATTAGAG GCAGCATTTCCAGCACAAGAACGAAGGTTAGATGCCTTGATGTTTTGTGTAAATGAGATCTTTTTGTATTTAGATGAGAATTTAAAGTTGACACCACAATCAATGGTTGATAAAGCCATACCTGCAGATGAGTTGGAAGATATGCACCAACGG GCAATTTCGTCATCACTGCTGGCGGTAGCAACCCTTGTTGATATTTTGTTGGGTACAAAAATGCAGAACTGCGATAATGAAAGTTCTTTGCCAGAACAAAAACTTGTTTCCAAAGCTAGGACTGCTACAATATATTCTGCTGAAAATATGCTTGCTACACACAAGTGTTTTCTTCAGTATATGAAATCTAAATATCCTATTGTTCGTACAGCTACATATTCCATTCTAACTAGTTTTGTAAAACATATTCCACATGCCTTTAATGAAGAATATATGAAGGTGCTTTCATCTGCCATTCTTGGTGCTTTCCAAGATAAGGATGCGTCTTGCCATTCTTCCATGTGGGACATGATTTTGCTCTTCTCAAGAAAGTTTCCAAATGGATGGTCATACTGTAATGTCCAGAAAGTTTTCCTACATCGGTTTTGGCAATTCTTAAGAAATGGTTGTTATGGATCGCAACAGATTTCATATCCAGTACTTGTTCTATTCTTAGATTCAGTGCCTACTGATGTAGACCTTGGAGAACAATTTATTTATGATTTCTTCCAAAATCTATGGGATGGAAGACACTCATCACACTACTCAGCTGCAAATACTTTGGCATTGTTTGGTGCATTCAAAGAATGTTTTCTCTGGGTGTTGCGCAATGTATCAAG ATATTTTACGGCAAGAGATGGCAATAATGATCCTGCCATCAAGTTAACGAATGATATTCTGGTAGAACTCTTGTTGAATGACTATCTAATGTTGCCAAGCCTGAAAAAGCAAGATGGGAATTTGCTAGTGAGGTCTGATGTCTCCACTGATGATGGTAAAGAAAATTCAAAACAAAGAACTAGTAGTAGTTATGAAGCAAGTTATATTCAGGAGTTGGTGAGGTGTATTGTTGGCATTCTGGTAGACATTTCTCTCGAAGATAGAAATTTGCTCAATGTGTTCTCCACATCTTTTCAGAAGGACTGCCTTGAGATTTTATGGCAAGGAGAATGCTTGCAAAATTTTCATGAGCATGTAGAACGGATCAcaagattttttttgttattggatGAACTTGTGTTGCAGAAAGGTCATGATTGGCCTTTGAAATTTTTAGGCCAACCATTGATTATGACCACTTTCCCGGTGATTAAATCCATG GACTCTCCAGATGCTGTCAAACTTCTGTCTGTCTTAATTGAAATTTTTGGATCTGTAGTAATATTGTCTAACTTTGTTAGCCCAAAGGACGAAGTTCGCGTTGAAGTCAACGTGGAGCATTTTCTGCAGACATTTAACAGTGACCTCATTCCTTGGTGTTTACAAGGAAACAGTAATTCCAGCAGTTTGAAACTTGACCTGCTGCTTGACTTAATTCAAGATGAGTGTTTCTCTAAACAATGGTGCTCAATCATTAATCATTCCATAAAACAATATGAAATGTCAGACAATTCCAGTCATATTGAGGTGCTAGCTATGCTCATTGAGAAGGTGAGAGAAAGAATAAGGACCAAGACGTTAGTCAATTTACAAAGTAGTGGCTTCTTCCCGGAGCGTTGGCGGCATAATTTGCTTGACTCTGTTGCAATAACTATTGCCCACCATTCTCCTGTGAGAAGTTGTCATGCTCAATTTCTGTG TGCGGTACTTGGAGGCTCTGTTGAAGATGATCAAGTGTGTTTTCTATCTGAAGAAGCATGTACTATTGTATGGGAGGAGATTCTGAAAAACTTGGCATCATTCCTTACCTCATTTTCATTTTGTTGGGCAGAGTTTGCTTGCTCTTTGTTTCAATGTTCTGAGTCTAAGGATTTACTGAAATTGCAAGAGCCATCTTTCTCAACGAGGTTTGCAATGGCCCAATTTGCTTTTGAAGTTCTCAAGGGTAGCATCTATTGTTTGAATATAATTGATAAGAATTGCAGTTTGGTTTCTTCTATTTTAGCAGCATTATTCATTGTTGATTGGCAATATAGTATCACATCTCAGGTTTGCCAGGATGATAGTTCAGAGGGTTTGAAAAATACCACTGATATTGATGTCTCAGTCTGTGCAGCACAAAATGTTATTAGCAATGATTCCAAGGAGCAGGATGATGCCATGTTAAATTTGGGAAGAAAAATACATGCTCTTCGCCATACTATAAGTAGTTCTTTCTGGAAAAGCTTGAGTGCAGATACTCGATCAAGGTTGGGAAACATTATAGTACAGACTGTAAGGTTTGTGCTACTTGACACGGATGATTTAGTTGCTCCTGAAATATCTCATTCATGTTGCGAATGGATGCTGGATATTTTAGAAATAATATGCCATAACAAAGAAGAGTTGCAAATTTTGTTGGATCAATTGTTGTCTGAGGGGAAATCTTGGCCATTGTGGGTCAAACCATTCATCCGCCGTGGCAGCATATTGGCAACCTTCCAAGAGGCAACTTCCACAGGCATTAAT GAACACAGTAATTATAGATTTGTTGCTTTTGTTGACAAGCTTATTGCAAGGCTTGGAGTCAACATAGTAATTGCTGGTTTTACAGAGACTTGTACTTCAGTAGCATCACCAGACACTGAGATTGTTTCATCCTTCCCATCTCCTTACAAACGGGAGTGGCTTGCTGCTGAAATGCTTTGCTCATGGGATTGGAAAGAGAGCAGTGTTACAGAGTCATTCCTACCATTGCTGAACAAATATGCAAAAACTGAAGCATCTATACCTGAAGCAAATGTTACATCTTCTATCATCAATATGTTGCTTGACGGAACCATTATGCATGGCAGTTATGATCAATGGATATCTTTTGATTCATGGAAGGTTCCACATAATGAGGCTGAGAAAATTAATGATCCATTTTTGCGTGGCCTAGTTTCCATGCTCTCTTCTATGTTTGTCGATGAAAAGGTTGGGGGAAATTTTGCAGCTATTGTATTATTTGAACAACTAGTGGACAGACTTTTCATGGACACCTCCATAGATCAGTCATGTCTCAGAGTTCTTCCTTTTGTTATAAGTATTACTATTCAATCATTGCTAGAAAGCTCGGAATCTACTGATGCAATTGCAAATATTTCACTATCATCTACAGAAGACAATTTAGTGAGGACATATATCATAAGTTGGCTTGAAAAATCTCTTTCTTTTCCATCTTTATGCTTGGGAAAAACAGAACAAA ATGTTGGTGAATGGATCCAAGTTGTCATATCTTGTTTTCCTCTAAGGACAACATTGGAAACTGGAAATTCTATTGTTGACTTGCTGAGGCATGCCAGCAATAATGAGTCATCTTTGCTTCTGAGTTTATTCAGAAAGCAGCTGTACTGCTATGATGCTTCTGCAGCCATTGATCAGATATCTCCTATTTCTTCCTCTAGTGGAGATTTAGTTTCTTCATTGTTGGTGCAGATTCATCACGCAAAGCTAACAGCAGTTTCAGTTGGGTATTGTTGGCAGGAATTTGTTGAAGATGACTGGAATTATGTGTTGGATAAATCACATAGGTGGATTGAATTGTCTGTTCTGTTGATGGAGGAAATAGCAGAGAGCATAGATGATGCAATAGTCCATTATACAACTACTGATGACTTGGAAcatactgcaaagaaacttgaacTATCAGTTCAGGCTTATGATTCATTGATAATAAGTATATCCACAACTGCTTTGGTTATATTCCGTCTTGTCTCACAGCTTGAAGAACACAAAACAGACAGTACCAATGCTTTGCACCTGTTAAGACTAGGAAAGTGGGCAGACATGAAAGATCGAATTATGGCAAGTATCTTGAGGTTGTTTTTTGCAACTGGTGCTACGGAGGCTATTGCAATGTCGTGCAATGAGGTGTTTTCAACTATTGTAGCTTCAAGTAGACTTCCTTATTCATATTTTTGGGGTCTAGTTGCCTCATTTGTTAGTAActctcctaaacatgtgaaaagtgCAGCAGCAGAGTCAATGGAACTTTGGGGTCTTAGCAAGGGTTCCATCAATGCGTTGTATGCTATTCTTTTCTCATCGAGACCAATTTCATATCTACAGTTTGCCGCTTACAGTTTACTTTCATCTGAGCCTATGTGTCATCTTTCACTTGCTAAAGAAAGTAGTCTAGAAGGAGAAGGTAATTTGTTTGTGGAGTCAGACCTCTCATCAAATGTTGAATTATCTACAGAAGGAATTTTCTCTTTTAGAGATGAGTTATCCTCTCTGATCCAAAAACCAAGTGCCGAGCTTCTAAAAATGGACTTGTTATCACAAGATAGG GTAAATCTCTTTATTGCCTGGGCTTTACTGCTTTCATGTCTAAATTCATTTCCATCTTCTTCCAAAGCTAGGGAAAAAATTGTCCAACACATACAGGACTCTATTAGTCCAATGATATTAGACTGCATTTTCCAACACATTCCTTTGAAGATTGGTGCAAGTAATCTAAAGAAGAAGGAACTTGAGCTAGTAGTTGAAGCTTCTAAAGCTGCCAATGCTGCTAAGCATTCGATTACAACATGCTCGTTGACATTATATGTACAGTCACTTTGGCCTGTTGGAAATGAGACAGTGGCTTCACTTGCTGGTTCAATATATGGAATGATGATTCATCGTCTTCCTTCTTATGTGCGCAATTGGTTTTCTAGCTTACGTGACCGTTCTCTGTTAACTGTGATCGAGTCCTTTACTAAAGCTTGGTGCAGTCCTCCTCTCCTTTTGAATGAATTCTCCCAG